The Streptomyces sp. NBC_00670 genome window below encodes:
- a CDS encoding gamma-glutamyltransferase family protein — MFTTRPTLQGTFGMVSSTHWIASGCAMAVLEDGGNAFDAAVAAGFVLHVVEPHLNGPAGELPALVAPAGGPVRVLCGQGVAPAGATIAHYRSLGLDLVPGTGSLAAAVPGAFDAWMLLLRDHGTKPLADVLKYAIGYAEHGHAPVERVGGTVETVRELFETEWTSSAAVYLPAGEPPRPGRLFRNPALAATWKRLLAEVAGAGGREAEIDAAREVWRTGFVAEALVRQSARPTLDTSGTHHTGTLTAADLAAWSATWERPATYDWNGWTVCKAGPWSQGPVLLQQLALLPPELPPYASADYVHLLVEGCKLAMADREAWYGDAAAVPLEELLSAPYNAQRRALIGAAASYELRPGAPGGRTPRLSRYALGLASAESGYDALGVGEPTVAKSPLSPVPGEPAGAGAGADGEPTVAGDGSTRGDTCHLDVVDRWGNMIAATPSGGWLQSNPVVPELGFPLGTRLQMTWLDEGLPGSLTPGRRPRTTLSPSLALRGGVPVMAFGTPGGDQQDQWGTHFFLAVALRGRIRGGLDLQGAIDAPNWHNDSFPGSFFPRGMRPGALTVESRTDPAVVAELRRRGHDVLVGQAWSEGRLSAVARDPETGVLSAAANPRGMQGYAAGR, encoded by the coding sequence ATGTTCACGACCCGGCCCACCCTCCAGGGCACCTTCGGCATGGTGTCCTCCACCCACTGGATCGCCTCCGGCTGCGCCATGGCCGTACTGGAGGACGGCGGCAACGCCTTCGACGCGGCCGTTGCCGCCGGTTTCGTCCTGCACGTCGTCGAACCGCACCTCAACGGGCCCGCCGGGGAGCTCCCGGCGCTCGTCGCCCCGGCCGGGGGCCCGGTACGGGTGCTGTGCGGCCAGGGCGTCGCCCCCGCCGGCGCCACGATCGCCCACTACCGCTCCCTCGGCCTGGACCTCGTCCCCGGCACCGGGTCGCTGGCCGCCGCCGTGCCCGGTGCCTTCGACGCCTGGATGCTGCTCCTGCGCGACCACGGCACCAAGCCGCTCGCCGACGTCCTCAAGTACGCCATCGGGTACGCCGAACACGGGCACGCCCCCGTCGAGCGCGTCGGCGGGACCGTGGAGACCGTACGGGAGCTGTTCGAGACGGAGTGGACCTCCTCGGCCGCCGTGTACCTGCCGGCCGGCGAGCCGCCGCGCCCCGGCCGGCTCTTCCGCAACCCCGCCCTCGCCGCCACCTGGAAACGGCTGCTCGCCGAGGTCGCCGGGGCGGGCGGCCGGGAGGCGGAGATCGACGCGGCGCGCGAGGTGTGGCGCACCGGGTTCGTCGCCGAGGCACTGGTGCGGCAGTCCGCGCGGCCCACCCTGGACACCAGCGGCACGCACCACACCGGGACGCTCACCGCGGCCGACCTCGCCGCCTGGTCCGCCACGTGGGAGCGGCCCGCGACGTACGACTGGAACGGCTGGACCGTGTGCAAGGCCGGACCCTGGAGCCAGGGCCCGGTACTGCTCCAGCAGCTCGCCCTGCTCCCGCCCGAACTGCCGCCGTACGCCTCCGCGGACTACGTCCACCTCCTCGTCGAGGGCTGCAAGCTCGCCATGGCCGACCGCGAGGCCTGGTACGGCGACGCCGCCGCCGTCCCCCTGGAGGAGCTGCTGTCCGCCCCGTACAACGCGCAGCGGCGGGCCCTGATCGGGGCGGCGGCCTCGTACGAGCTGCGACCGGGCGCGCCCGGCGGGCGGACGCCCCGGCTGAGCCGGTACGCGCTCGGTCTCGCCTCCGCCGAGTCGGGTTACGACGCGCTCGGCGTGGGCGAGCCGACCGTCGCCAAGAGCCCGTTGTCGCCGGTGCCGGGTGAACCGGCGGGGGCGGGCGCGGGCGCGGACGGGGAGCCGACGGTGGCCGGTGACGGTTCGACCCGGGGCGACACCTGCCATCTCGACGTCGTCGACCGCTGGGGCAACATGATCGCGGCCACCCCCAGCGGCGGCTGGCTGCAGTCCAACCCGGTCGTGCCCGAACTGGGGTTCCCGCTCGGCACCCGGCTGCAGATGACCTGGCTCGACGAGGGACTGCCGGGCTCCCTCACTCCGGGGCGCCGCCCGCGCACCACGCTCAGCCCGTCGCTGGCGCTGCGCGGCGGGGTGCCGGTCATGGCGTTCGGGACGCCCGGCGGCGACCAGCAGGACCAGTGGGGGACCCACTTCTTCCTCGCCGTGGCGCTGCGCGGCCGGATACGCGGCGGCCTCGACCTCCAGGGCGCGATCGACGCCCCCAACTGGCACAACGACAGCTTCCCCGGCTCCTTCTTCCCGCGCGGGATGCGGCCCGGCGCGCTCACCGTCGAGTCGCGCACGGACCCGGCGGTCGTCGCGGAGCTGCGGCGGCGCGGGCACGACGTGCTGGTGGGCCAGGCGTGGTCGGAGGGCCGGCTGAGCGCGGTCGCCCGGGACCCGGAGACCGGCGTGCTCTCCGCGGCGGCCAACCCGCGGGGGATGCAGGGGTACGCGGCGGGACGCTGA
- a CDS encoding inositol monophosphatase family protein, producing MIESTYLSTGTIDEFLTRHADDVEAAVRRAAATEIMPRFRRLEAREVDEKTGPHDLVTDADRNAEAYLTEELARLLPGSVVVGEEAVHADPRVYEAIRGQAPVWIVDPVDGTRQFVHGDTGFCTLVALARGGELLASWTYAPAREQFATALRGRGAFLDGTRLHAGSPEPAAGLEVATSHPDYTTDAQKEALLGLRTEGVRPRPCGSAGLEYLAVARGELDATAFTWEAAWDHAAGLLLVEEAGGAHLTRAGVPFRITGGNALPFSTARDGATARRVVELLGGAR from the coding sequence ATGATCGAGAGCACCTACCTCAGCACGGGAACCATCGACGAGTTCCTCACCCGGCACGCCGACGACGTCGAGGCGGCGGTCCGCAGGGCGGCCGCCACCGAGATCATGCCGCGCTTCCGCCGCCTGGAGGCCCGCGAGGTCGACGAGAAGACCGGCCCGCACGACCTGGTCACCGACGCCGACCGCAATGCCGAGGCGTATCTCACCGAGGAGCTGGCCCGGCTGCTGCCCGGCTCCGTGGTGGTGGGCGAGGAGGCGGTCCACGCCGACCCGCGCGTGTACGAGGCGATACGCGGCCAGGCCCCGGTGTGGATAGTCGACCCGGTGGACGGCACCCGCCAGTTCGTCCACGGGGACACCGGCTTCTGCACGCTGGTCGCGCTGGCCCGGGGCGGCGAACTCCTCGCCTCCTGGACGTACGCGCCCGCCCGCGAGCAGTTCGCCACCGCGCTGCGTGGCCGGGGCGCGTTCCTCGACGGCACTCGGCTGCACGCCGGCTCCCCGGAGCCGGCCGCCGGCCTGGAGGTGGCCACCTCGCACCCCGACTACACCACCGACGCGCAGAAGGAGGCGCTGCTCGGCCTGCGCACCGAAGGCGTCCGGCCGCGGCCCTGCGGGTCGGCGGGCCTGGAGTACCTGGCGGTGGCCCGCGGCGAGCTGGACGCCACGGCGTTCACGTGGGAGGCCGCCTGGGACCACGCGGCCGGGCTGCTCCTGGTCGAGGAGGCGGGCGGCGCCCACCTCACGCGCGCCGGCGTGCCGTTCCGTATCACCGGCGGCAACGCCCTGCCGTTCAGCACCGCGCGCGACGGCGCCACGGCCCGCAGGGTGGTGGAACTGCTGGGCGGCGCCCGGTGA
- a CDS encoding phytoene desaturase family protein, with amino-acid sequence MLDAVVVGAGPNGLTAAVELARRGFSVAVFEAKETVGGGARTEELTLPGFRHDPCSAAHPLGINSPAFRALPLERHGLEWLQPELPMAHPFPDGTAAVLARSVAETAASFGPRDAGTYRRLVAPFLDKWDTLAKDFMSLPATALPRDPVTLARFGLVGLPPSTWLLRRFRDERAKGLFAGLVAHVMAPLGGFATSAVGLVFALAAHARGWPVARGGSQAISDALAGYLTALGGTLHTDYEVKRLDDLPPARAYVFDTSPTALARIAGLGRTYDNYRYGPGVFKIDYALDGLVPWTAKEARTAGTVQIGPTSDDIGTALHAAARTGRAPDAPFLITVQPGVVDPTRAPEGKQVFWAYGHVPNGWTGDLTDAIERQLERFAPGFRDRVLARATAGPPELAVRNANYVGGDIATGSVAGLQLLLRPKLSLFPYATPHPAVYLCSSATPPGPGVHGMSGHNAAKAVWRRLRQT; translated from the coding sequence ATGCTCGATGCGGTCGTGGTGGGAGCGGGGCCGAATGGACTGACGGCCGCCGTGGAGCTGGCCCGCCGGGGGTTCTCGGTGGCCGTGTTCGAGGCCAAGGAGACCGTCGGCGGGGGAGCGCGCACCGAGGAGCTGACCCTCCCCGGCTTCCGGCACGACCCCTGTTCCGCCGCCCATCCGCTCGGCATCAACTCGCCCGCGTTCCGGGCGCTGCCCCTGGAACGGCACGGCCTGGAGTGGCTCCAGCCGGAGCTGCCCATGGCGCACCCGTTCCCGGACGGCACGGCGGCCGTCCTCGCCCGGAGTGTCGCCGAGACGGCCGCCTCCTTCGGTCCGCGTGACGCGGGCACCTACCGCAGGCTCGTCGCCCCGTTCCTCGACAAGTGGGACACCCTGGCGAAGGACTTCATGTCGCTGCCGGCCACCGCGCTGCCCCGCGACCCGGTCACCCTCGCCCGGTTCGGCCTGGTCGGACTGCCCCCGTCCACCTGGCTGCTGCGCCGCTTCCGCGACGAGCGGGCCAAGGGTCTGTTCGCCGGGCTCGTCGCCCATGTCATGGCACCCCTCGGCGGCTTCGCCACCTCCGCCGTCGGCCTGGTCTTCGCCCTGGCCGCGCACGCCCGGGGCTGGCCCGTCGCCCGCGGCGGCTCCCAGGCCATCTCCGACGCGCTCGCCGGGTACCTCACCGCACTCGGCGGCACCCTGCACACCGACTACGAGGTCAAGCGGCTCGACGACCTCCCGCCGGCCCGCGCCTACGTCTTCGACACCTCGCCCACCGCGCTGGCCCGCATCGCCGGACTCGGCCGGACGTACGACAACTACCGCTACGGCCCCGGCGTCTTCAAGATCGACTACGCGCTGGACGGCCTGGTGCCCTGGACCGCGAAGGAGGCGCGCACCGCCGGCACCGTGCAGATCGGCCCCACCAGCGACGACATCGGCACCGCCCTGCACGCCGCCGCCCGTACGGGCCGTGCCCCCGACGCGCCCTTCCTCATCACCGTGCAGCCCGGCGTCGTCGACCCCACCCGGGCGCCCGAGGGCAAACAGGTCTTCTGGGCCTACGGCCATGTGCCGAACGGCTGGACGGGCGACCTCACCGACGCGATCGAACGCCAACTGGAGCGGTTCGCCCCCGGCTTCCGGGACCGGGTGCTGGCCCGCGCCACCGCCGGGCCGCCCGAACTGGCCGTGCGCAACGCCAACTACGTGGGCGGCGACATCGCCACCGGCTCCGTCGCCGGACTCCAGCTGCTGCTGCGCCCCAAGCTGTCCCTGTTCCCGTACGCCACCCCGCACCCGGCCGTCTACCTCTGCTCCTCGGCGACCCCACCGGGCCCCGGCGTGCACGGCATGTCCGGCCACAACGCGGCGAAGGCGGTGTGGCGCCGGCTGCGCCAGACCTGA
- a CDS encoding O-acetyl-ADP-ribose deacetylase, producing MTTLTVIRGDLTRQSADALVNAANSSLLGGGGVDGAIHRRGGPAILADCRALRASKYGRGLPTGQAVATTAGDLDARWVIHTVGPRYSTDEDRSALLASCYRESLRVADELGARTVAFPAVSAGIYGWPVEDAARIAVETVRSVRTEAEEVRFVLLDERAYDAFAARLS from the coding sequence ATGACGACCCTCACCGTGATCCGCGGCGACCTCACCCGCCAGTCCGCCGACGCACTCGTCAACGCCGCCAACTCCTCGCTGCTCGGCGGCGGCGGGGTCGACGGCGCCATCCACCGCCGGGGCGGGCCCGCGATCCTCGCCGACTGCCGCGCCCTGCGCGCGTCGAAGTACGGCCGCGGTCTGCCGACCGGCCAGGCCGTCGCCACCACCGCCGGTGATCTGGACGCCCGCTGGGTGATCCACACCGTCGGCCCCCGCTACTCCACCGACGAGGACCGCTCCGCACTCCTCGCCTCCTGCTACCGCGAGTCCCTGCGCGTCGCCGACGAACTCGGTGCGCGCACGGTCGCGTTCCCCGCCGTCTCCGCCGGGATCTACGGCTGGCCGGTCGAGGACGCCGCCCGGATCGCCGTGGAAACGGTACGGTCCGTGCGGACGGAGGCCGAAGAGGTCCGGTTCGTCCTACTCGACGAACGGGCCTACGACGCGTTCGCCGCCCGGCTCAGCTGA
- a CDS encoding GPP34 family phosphoprotein, whose product MTTPRDLLIVSLDVPSAHPVGQGDLSLALAGAELVDLLRTDALVLDGDRIVPGAAPKDPADPADPADPVEPEDALLRAAGASLRREVPYESVEDWLWRRGNGLAAAYHSGLEADGLLVRQRHPWIPMRTGRTALVDSPARRRAAVRWRAGDPVLAGLAAALGIHDEPAEDFGSLADESLVTVLAAVHHAVAELEAVRQRRSIEKAAFDNIWRG is encoded by the coding sequence ATGACCACACCCCGGGACCTGCTGATCGTCAGCCTGGACGTCCCGTCCGCCCACCCGGTCGGGCAGGGCGACCTCTCGCTCGCCCTCGCCGGCGCCGAGCTGGTCGATCTGCTGCGCACCGACGCCCTCGTCCTGGACGGCGACCGCATCGTGCCCGGCGCGGCACCAAAGGACCCGGCGGACCCGGCGGACCCGGCGGACCCGGTGGAGCCGGAGGACGCGCTGCTGCGCGCGGCCGGGGCCTCCCTGCGGCGCGAGGTGCCGTACGAGTCGGTCGAGGACTGGCTGTGGCGCCGGGGCAACGGGCTGGCGGCGGCGTACCACTCCGGTCTGGAGGCGGACGGCCTGCTGGTCCGGCAGCGCCACCCGTGGATCCCCATGCGCACCGGCCGTACCGCCCTGGTGGACTCGCCCGCCCGGCGCCGCGCCGCCGTCCGCTGGCGGGCCGGTGACCCCGTGCTCGCCGGGCTCGCCGCCGCCCTCGGCATCCACGACGAACCGGCCGAGGACTTCGGCAGCCTCGCCGACGAGTCCCTCGTCACCGTCCTGGCCGCCGTCCACCACGCGGTGGCCGAACTGGAGGCGGTACGCCAGCGCCGCAGCATCGAGAAGGCGGCGTTCGACAACATCTGGCGGGGCTGA
- a CDS encoding glycoside hydrolase family 2 TIM barrel-domain containing protein, translating into MPHPHTPSADRPAGPRPAVVSRRRLLEGTAAVLGGLALSATPAAALTTGRVPAAGDAAATPEWNGHIATFQVGTEPPHTTLMPYGDLRQALAADRTRSPYRLSLDGTWKFAHSDRPEDRDPDFHRTDLDDRSWDTLPVPSAWQTHGYDAPIYVNITYPYWGPNGRGEEPQPPAAPTRYNPVGQYRRTFTVPRDWKGRRTFLHFEGVKSAHYVWINGHLVGYHEDSYTPAEYDITDHLKSGTNQIAVEVYRYSDGDWMEDQDMIRLSGIFRSVYLYSTPGVHLRDFKLETPLGDGYTSAELKVAASVRAYGDGDGGRYTVETQLYDDRGHAVWSRPLNQSADLGSVDVGEDVTVTASRAVPDPRLWSAEHPYLYTAVLRLRDPAGKVVETLSHRVGLREFALKDGLMRINGKPVSFRGTNRHEMHPDRGTALTRADMVKDVTIIKRMNMNSVRTSHYPNNPVWLELADEYGLYLVGETNLETHGINGEYPGDHADWTTACVARARNMVHRDKNHASVVIWSLGNEAGGGSTFVAMHDWIRSYDTTRVIQYEGDDRPGISDIRSAMYESPARIAERAADTSDTRPYVMIEYCHAMGNSNGNFKKYWDTVRAHDVLQGGWIWDFVDQGLNWRTPARILLTETGPGALRGEVLAPQGTFDRDKGVSGGTVFARDDRLDLTGSLTLEAWVTQRYTGDHQPILVKGDTQYALKQSFENLEFFIHSGGQWISASWKLPDGWTGSEHHLAGVFDADAGTLTLYVDGEVKATRSTTARPDSTVTPVSLATDMDNALREFSGTIRRARVYARPLTAAELASDARKPGDDGVRFWFDAATVGHTEKRPHERTFPAYGGDWGDSPNDGNFCADGIVTADRGHTGKAAEIKRVQQAIHAAPSSGDDTLTDGALTLTNEYLFTNLREFDGSWALVADGRTIRHGRLTRAQLDVEPLSKKRITVPVPLPEDPAPGAEYFLELSFTTREHTPWARAGFEVAREQIPVDAGSPEVTPVPLESVPSLRHDEDDSSVTVKGRTFSVTLDKKTGTLTSYEAAGHRLLTDGPVPNFWRAPTDNDKGNGQHTRNQTWRDAGARREVTDVTVRALRDKAVEIKVTGTLPTTVESAYTTTYTVFGNGEIKVDHTLHPGASSLPYIPEVGSMLFLPGRLENLRYYGRGPEENHWDRNDGTDVGVHSGTVSDQWTPYIRPQENGNRTDIRWAALTGRDGTGLLVTGDALLEVNASHFTPEDLSVGARHDYQLTPREKVVLRVNHRQMGVGGDNSWGAHTHDEYKLFPDRDYTYTYRLRPLTDVDDAMRLSRRPTATKFA; encoded by the coding sequence ATGCCGCACCCCCACACGCCATCCGCCGACCGGCCCGCGGGCCCCCGCCCGGCGGTCGTCAGCCGCCGCCGACTCCTGGAGGGCACCGCCGCCGTCCTCGGCGGGCTCGCCCTCTCCGCCACCCCCGCCGCCGCCCTCACCACCGGCCGGGTACCGGCGGCCGGTGACGCCGCCGCCACCCCGGAGTGGAACGGGCACATCGCCACCTTCCAGGTCGGCACCGAGCCCCCGCACACGACCCTGATGCCCTACGGCGACCTCCGGCAGGCCCTCGCCGCCGACCGCACCCGCTCCCCGTACCGGCTCAGCCTCGACGGCACCTGGAAGTTCGCGCACAGCGACCGCCCCGAGGACCGGGACCCCGACTTCCACCGCACCGACCTCGACGACCGCTCCTGGGACACCCTCCCCGTCCCCTCCGCCTGGCAGACCCACGGCTACGACGCCCCCATCTACGTCAACATCACGTACCCGTACTGGGGCCCCAACGGCCGGGGCGAGGAGCCGCAGCCGCCCGCCGCGCCCACCCGCTACAACCCCGTCGGCCAGTACAGACGCACCTTCACCGTCCCCCGCGACTGGAAAGGCCGGCGCACCTTTCTGCACTTCGAGGGCGTCAAGTCCGCGCACTACGTGTGGATCAACGGCCACCTCGTCGGCTACCACGAGGACTCGTACACCCCCGCCGAATACGACATCACCGACCATCTGAAGTCCGGCACCAACCAGATCGCCGTCGAGGTCTACCGCTACAGCGACGGCGACTGGATGGAGGACCAGGACATGATCCGGCTGAGCGGCATCTTCCGCTCGGTCTACCTGTACTCCACCCCCGGCGTCCATCTGCGGGACTTCAAGCTGGAGACCCCGCTCGGCGACGGGTACACCAGCGCCGAGCTGAAGGTCGCCGCGAGCGTGCGCGCCTACGGCGACGGGGACGGCGGCCGGTACACCGTCGAGACGCAGCTCTACGACGACCGCGGGCACGCCGTCTGGTCACGGCCGCTCAACCAGAGCGCCGACCTCGGCTCGGTCGACGTCGGTGAGGACGTCACCGTGACCGCCTCGCGGGCCGTGCCCGACCCCCGGCTGTGGTCCGCCGAGCACCCGTACCTCTACACGGCCGTACTGCGTCTGCGTGACCCCGCCGGGAAGGTGGTCGAGACCCTCTCCCACCGCGTCGGACTGCGCGAGTTCGCCCTCAAGGACGGACTCATGCGCATCAACGGCAAACCCGTCTCGTTCCGCGGCACCAACCGGCACGAGATGCACCCCGACCGCGGCACCGCCCTCACCCGCGCGGACATGGTCAAGGACGTCACGATCATCAAGCGGATGAACATGAACTCCGTCCGCACCTCGCACTACCCGAACAACCCGGTGTGGCTCGAACTCGCCGACGAGTACGGGCTCTACCTCGTCGGCGAGACCAACCTGGAGACCCACGGCATCAACGGCGAGTACCCCGGCGACCACGCCGACTGGACGACGGCGTGCGTGGCCCGTGCCCGCAACATGGTGCACCGCGACAAGAACCACGCCTCGGTCGTCATCTGGTCCCTCGGCAACGAGGCCGGCGGCGGCAGCACCTTCGTCGCCATGCACGACTGGATCCGCTCCTACGACACCACCCGCGTCATCCAGTACGAGGGCGACGACCGCCCCGGAATCAGCGACATCCGCTCGGCGATGTACGAGAGCCCCGCCCGGATCGCCGAACGCGCCGCGGACACCTCCGACACCCGGCCGTACGTCATGATCGAGTACTGCCACGCGATGGGGAACTCCAACGGCAACTTCAAGAAGTACTGGGACACCGTCCGCGCCCACGACGTCCTCCAGGGCGGCTGGATCTGGGACTTCGTCGACCAGGGCCTCAACTGGCGCACCCCCGCCCGCATCCTGCTCACCGAGACCGGACCCGGCGCGCTGCGCGGCGAAGTCCTCGCCCCGCAGGGCACTTTCGACCGCGACAAGGGCGTCAGCGGCGGCACCGTCTTCGCCCGCGACGACCGCCTGGACCTCACCGGCTCGCTGACCCTGGAGGCCTGGGTCACCCAGCGCTACACCGGCGACCACCAGCCCATCCTGGTCAAGGGCGACACCCAGTACGCGCTCAAGCAGTCCTTCGAGAACCTGGAGTTCTTCATCCACTCCGGCGGCCAGTGGATCAGCGCGAGCTGGAAACTGCCCGACGGCTGGACCGGCTCCGAACACCACCTCGCGGGCGTCTTCGACGCCGACGCCGGCACGCTCACCCTGTACGTCGACGGCGAGGTGAAGGCCACCCGCTCCACCACCGCACGCCCCGACAGCACCGTCACCCCCGTCTCCCTCGCGACCGACATGGACAACGCGCTGCGCGAGTTCAGCGGCACGATCCGCCGGGCCCGCGTCTACGCCCGCCCCCTGACCGCCGCCGAACTCGCCTCCGACGCGCGGAAACCCGGCGACGACGGCGTGCGCTTCTGGTTCGACGCCGCCACCGTCGGACACACCGAGAAGCGCCCCCACGAGCGGACCTTCCCGGCCTACGGCGGTGACTGGGGCGACAGCCCCAACGACGGCAACTTCTGCGCCGACGGCATCGTCACCGCCGACCGCGGCCACACCGGCAAGGCCGCCGAGATCAAACGCGTCCAGCAGGCCATCCACGCCGCCCCGTCCTCCGGCGACGACACCCTCACCGACGGCGCGCTCACCCTCACCAACGAGTACCTCTTCACCAACCTTCGCGAATTCGACGGCAGTTGGGCGCTCGTCGCCGACGGCCGGACGATACGGCACGGCAGGCTCACCCGCGCCCAGCTCGACGTGGAGCCACTGTCGAAGAAGCGGATCACCGTGCCCGTACCCCTCCCGGAGGACCCGGCGCCCGGCGCGGAGTACTTCCTGGAGCTGTCCTTCACCACCCGGGAGCACACCCCGTGGGCCAGGGCCGGCTTCGAGGTCGCCCGCGAGCAGATCCCCGTCGACGCGGGCAGCCCCGAGGTGACCCCCGTCCCGCTGGAGAGCGTGCCGTCCCTGCGCCACGACGAGGACGACAGCTCGGTCACCGTCAAGGGCCGCACCTTCTCCGTCACCCTCGACAAGAAGACCGGCACCCTCACCTCCTACGAGGCCGCGGGGCACCGCCTCCTCACCGACGGACCCGTGCCCAACTTCTGGCGGGCGCCCACCGACAACGACAAGGGCAACGGCCAGCACACCCGCAACCAGACCTGGCGCGACGCCGGCGCCCGCCGCGAGGTCACCGATGTCACCGTCCGCGCCCTGCGCGACAAGGCCGTCGAGATCAAGGTCACCGGCACCCTGCCCACCACCGTGGAGTCCGCGTACACCACCACGTACACCGTCTTCGGCAACGGCGAGATCAAGGTCGACCACACCCTGCACCCGGGCGCGTCGAGCCTGCCGTACATCCCGGAGGTCGGCAGCATGCTCTTCCTGCCGGGCCGCCTCGAGAACCTGCGCTACTACGGGCGCGGCCCCGAGGAGAACCACTGGGACCGCAACGACGGCACCGACGTGGGCGTGCACTCCGGGACCGTCTCCGACCAGTGGACCCCGTACATCCGCCCCCAGGAGAACGGCAACCGCACCGACATCCGCTGGGCCGCGCTCACCGGCCGCGACGGCACCGGGCTCCTCGTCACCGGCGACGCGCTCCTCGAAGTCAACGCCTCCCACTTCACCCCCGAGGACCTGTCCGTCGGGGCCCGCCACGACTACCAGCTCACCCCGCGCGAGAAGGTCGTGCTGCGGGTCAACCACCGGCAGATGGGCGTCGGCGGCGACAACAGCTGGGGCGCCCATACCCACGACGAGTACAAACTCTTCCCCGACCGCGACTACACGTACACCTACCGCCTCCGCCCACTGACGGACGTGGACGACGCCATGCGCCTGTCCCGCCGCCCGACGGCGACGAAGTTCGCCTGA
- a CDS encoding AlkA N-terminal domain-containing protein: MHTDTEGCVRAVRSKDARFDGWFFTAVLTTGIYCRPSCPAVSPRPENMTFYPSAAACQQAGFRACKRCRPDTTPGSPQWNQRADAVARAMRLIADGVVDREGVPGLAARLGYSTRQIERQLLAELGAGPLALARAQRAQTARLLIETTALPMADLAFAAGFSSIRAFNDTVREVFALSPSELRARRPRRTVTAPGALSLRLPFRAPLNPDNLFGHLAATAVPGVEEWREGAYRRTLRLPYGHGVVALTPRPDHIACRLTLSDLRDLPVAISRCRRMLDLDADPVAVDDQLRTDTLLAPLVDKAPGRRVPRTVDEAEFALRAVLGQQVSTAAARTHAARLVTAHGERIEDPEGGLTHLFPAPGALAALDPETLAMPRTRRTTFTTLVRELAEGRLHLGVESDWAESRAQLLALPGLGPWTVDVIAMRALGDPDAFPVTDLGIRRAARDLGLPAAPAALTARAAAWRPWRAYAVQYLWATDDHPINFLPV; encoded by the coding sequence ATGCACACCGACACCGAAGGCTGCGTCCGCGCTGTCCGCTCCAAGGACGCGCGCTTCGACGGCTGGTTCTTCACCGCCGTCCTGACCACCGGCATCTACTGCCGGCCCAGCTGCCCGGCCGTGTCCCCCCGCCCCGAGAACATGACCTTCTACCCCAGCGCCGCCGCCTGCCAGCAGGCCGGCTTCCGCGCCTGCAAACGCTGCCGTCCCGACACCACGCCCGGCTCCCCGCAGTGGAACCAGCGCGCCGACGCCGTCGCCCGCGCCATGCGGCTGATCGCCGACGGCGTCGTCGACCGCGAGGGCGTCCCCGGCCTCGCCGCCCGGCTTGGCTACAGCACTCGGCAGATCGAACGCCAGCTCCTCGCCGAGCTGGGCGCCGGGCCGCTCGCCCTGGCCCGCGCCCAGCGCGCCCAGACCGCCCGGCTGCTCATCGAGACCACCGCCCTGCCGATGGCCGACCTCGCCTTCGCCGCCGGGTTCTCCTCCATCCGCGCCTTCAACGACACCGTGCGCGAGGTCTTCGCACTCTCCCCGAGCGAACTGCGCGCCCGGCGCCCGCGCCGGACGGTGACCGCCCCCGGCGCACTCTCCCTGCGGCTGCCGTTCCGCGCCCCGCTCAACCCCGACAACCTCTTCGGCCACCTCGCCGCCACCGCCGTACCCGGCGTGGAGGAGTGGCGCGAGGGCGCGTACCGCCGCACCCTGCGCCTCCCGTACGGCCACGGCGTCGTCGCCCTCACCCCGCGCCCCGACCACATCGCCTGCCGGCTCACCCTGAGCGACCTGCGGGACCTGCCCGTCGCCATCAGCCGCTGCCGCCGCATGCTCGACCTCGACGCCGACCCCGTCGCCGTCGACGACCAGCTCCGCACCGACACGCTGCTGGCGCCGCTGGTCGACAAGGCGCCCGGCCGGCGGGTGCCGCGCACGGTCGACGAGGCGGAGTTCGCGCTGCGCGCGGTGCTCGGCCAGCAGGTCTCCACCGCCGCCGCCCGCACCCACGCCGCCCGTCTCGTCACCGCGCACGGCGAGCGGATCGAGGACCCCGAGGGCGGCCTCACCCACCTCTTCCCGGCCCCCGGAGCACTGGCCGCCCTCGACCCCGAGACGCTCGCCATGCCCCGCACCCGCCGCACCACCTTCACCACCCTCGTCCGCGAACTCGCCGAGGGAAGACTCCACTTGGGCGTCGAGAGCGACTGGGCCGAGTCCCGCGCGCAGCTCTTGGCCCTGCCCGGACTCGGACCCTGGACGGTCGACGTCATCGCCATGCGCGCCCTCGGCGACCCCGACGCCTTCCCCGTCACCGACCTCGGCATCCGCCGCGCCGCCCGCGACCTCGGCCTCCCGGCCGCCCCGGCCGCGCTCACCGCCCGGGCGGCGGCCTGGCGCCCCTGGCGCGCGTACGCCGTCCAGTACCTGTGGGCTACGGACGACCATCCGATCAACTTCCTGCCCGTCTGA